The following nucleotide sequence is from Patagioenas fasciata isolate bPatFas1 chromosome 9, bPatFas1.hap1, whole genome shotgun sequence.
TTGGAAGGGGCTTCCTAATGCCAGAAAGCAACAGTGTACTTTCCAAAGAGCGTGGGCTTGCGAGGTGGCTCTCACAGCAGAACAGTGTCCATTTACAAGCtagctttgggaaaaaaataagatcaGTTATTAATTGGCATGTGTAAGTAACAATTGGCTTTCCACACCATCCAAGAAGATTTGAGGAGGTTTTCaccatgaaacaaacaaaaaacactgccAGATGCTAAAGTGGTGAGTGCTTCCAACCAATAACACACCCCGTGATATCGGATCTTGCTTTCTAAAGAGTAAAATAAAGAAACAGGATGATGAAGTATGAATTTATAACTGCATCTTATATAACAGTTGTTAGCAGTTAGCAGTGGGGGAAATTTGCATCTATTCATTAAAAAGCATATATTTAGTTCATTAAAAGCATTAATCTTTCCAAGGATATCTTTTACTATTTACAGGCTCTGTTGATTTACTCTTAATTCCTCAGTTCCAGGTTGATTATTCATTTTGTGATTCGGGAAACCTCCCACTCATCCAGCCTCCTACTTTTGTCAAATACTAGCTAAATGTTTAGCTCCTTTCCTGAAAAACTATATAACCAAAGACAACACCCTGATTTTGCAAGGGGATCGCCCCATCCCTTCCTCTTGGGCAATGTTCAAGTCTTATGCTGGGTCTAAGCACGAAGGCAAGAGGCAAAGAGCAGTCATCTTCTATAAAGGTTTGTCAGAGAcaagttttgggggaaaaaaaggtcttTTAACAGGCCTTCTTTTCCCAGCTGCTGTTGAGGCAGCTTGAACAACCAACCCAATTTGCCAGTCACCAGGAGTCCCCCCCCAAGGGTCTCACTGAAATCAAGGGCTTCTCAGCTGACAACCAACTCAAAGAGATGGCATGGCCAAGCAAACCAGGGAGCGTAAATCCATGAACTCAATTTAGGGCAAAACCTGGCAGTCCAGACTTCGGGAGAAACTCACTTACCAGGATTAACAATGAAAGCAAAACAATGATTTGCACTCGAGAGTGTCTAGCAGCACCTTTGGGAGCGAAGCTGACCGCACTCCCGACAGCGGGTCTGACCACTTTGCTGCTCCCTGTTCTAAATTAGTCTGTAAATAATCCCAGTTTCACATCCTCTCACTTTTCCTGTTGTCTGCAGTCAGTAGCTGTTCCTTCCTTCCGGGCGTACACCTACCTACTGCAACTCCAAACCATTCTGCCTCCCTCCGGAGAAGCCAGATTTGCTTCTTTTTCAGATGAAAACATCAAAGTCAACCTGAAATCAAAGGCAAGGCGGCACCATTGAATTCCAATGACACCTGTAGCAAGATCCAGATTATTTCCTACTGCTTTTGAAGCAGAAAAGTAACTTAACTTTTAACCTCCTTGCTGCACCCAAGCAGATGTTGTCAACTGTTTCTTAACAGTTCTTCCAGTCTACCCTGCATTTAGGTCATCTTCTACCATCACACTGCATTTCTGGAGGTCTTCTGTATCTTCTCTCTGCCTGGTTAATTTATCTGTATTAAGACATCTACACAAGAACAGAGACATGATCACTCTCTTCATCAGCACAGGTTTGCTCTtttacaggatgttttagctTGGCTTTTTGTCTGTCCATGATTAGAAAGACCAAGGTTTAAATGCTCTGACCTTTCTTTTGGGAACTTTGAACGCATCCAAGCACAAACTCTTCTTGCTGCTTGGCGAACATTCGCTGTAAGGGAGAACATGGAGAGAATGATGGGCAGAACTTGTCCCTTAATGTTCTCTCTGAATCTCCCAGCTAAGAATGTCTAGAGAAGCCTAGAAGGATTACACACCAATCCCCATGAAATTTGCGGGAATTTGGTACTTAGCTCCCGCTAGGCCCCTTCGGATCAAATCTTCCTTAAAGTTCCCGGGCCAGCTCCCGGTCTCAGTTACACCATGTAACTCCAAGCTCTCGCTAGCCGTGTCCGTGGAGTTGCTCCAGATTTACCGCCCAGCGCCCCGTTAGAATTTGGCTCCCGGGCAGCTGCGGGCTGGCAAGGGCCGTGCAGACCACCTGCGACACCAGGTTTCTCAATGGCATTCCTGCCAGCCCTGCCGTGGCCGTTTTGAACGGCTCGTGTGACGGGCAGCGCCTCGCTATCACCGCATGGCAGCCCGGGCTATTTTCCGTACGCTTTCTTAAAGAATTTAAGAATTTGCTACTCTTAAGGTATAAAATACCAAAGCAACACAAAGCCTGAGTTTAGCAAGTCTGTAGGAGAAGCTGAAGCGACAACTTGCCCTCTAAACCAGCATTGTCTCCATGCACAAAGCCGTCCTCCCTGGGACACTTCTGCACTGCCAGCGACCAGCATCTCTAACCAGACCTCCACTTCTAATTATCCTCCTGTAAATATCACTGTTGTTCTAAGCTCACATTATGCAGACAACCGTGCTCTTGAAGCACTCACACTTTATTACTTAAGGTAGCTGTTCAGTTTAACGTACTTTTCAATAATGATGAAAAACATCAATACATCCTACACAGAAGACAACAAGCGAAACACTTCTAGATTAATGCTGAAATAAGATGCCAGTGTTAGAATCCATTGCTATCAACAGCAGAGAGCTTATTAACACAGTGCTTATTTAAATCCTATTTACACATCAAGGCAGGAAttcgttattttttttttgaaagagacTATTTAATCTTTTGTACCCTGGGCAAGCACAAGCTCACTCTTTAAGGAAACTAAATCAGCATTCACAATCCCGTGAGGTCTAAGATATCTTGGTGTCAAACACCAGGCCTGCGGtcacagagagaacacaagcaTGAACAGGCACACTTTTAATTTATAATTACACGGGCTAATTGTGGACAGCATCACAGGGATTCCACGGAGTAACAAGACAGAGAGCAATTAAGCGCACTTCATCTTTGTCATCCTCTTCTAACAGCGCTGAATTGATGGTGCAgacaaaatgagagggaagatgcaaAAACTGGGCGAGAAAAGCCCCGTCATCCAGTGGGATCATCCCTCCAAGTGCCTGTGCAAAGGCTACAAGAAAACACAGCCCCCAACAGCCCAGGCATCGTCACCTTGGGTCACCCTCACACGTCCACCCCACATAGCCCAGAAAAAGAGTCTCTACGTGATGCCAGTGGTCCAGGGGGAGAACATGCCTGTCTCTAGATGCAATAGCCCTGACACTAGCACTGTGGCCTGTCACCAGGCTCAGAGTTAGTTTTCAAAGAGAGGTAAACTTGCACACTTGGACATTTAAACCCCATGGGACTCACCTGCAGGGTGATGGAGTAGGTCCACTCGACCCACAGGACTGAAGTTCTGCAGACGTGCTGGCTGTTGTTCCTCACACCCTTCCCCAAAAGTGTGCTGCAAGGCTGACAACAGCAACCTCCTGCTGCATCTCATGGTTTCCTTTTAGCATTGCAGGAATACAGTGCATGAAGCTCTCGGGCTACTCGAAGGGGTTTGGGTACAAGATAGGGCAGACCTTCACAGGGGACTCCGACCACGCCTGGAACGCCGTCTACCTTGAGGGAAGGTGGCATTTGCTCGATAGCACCTGGGGAAGCGGTTCTGTTGACGATTCTCTCACCAAGTTCACCTTCAGGTAAAGAACCATCCTCTACGTTAGTACGGAAATCTACCCCAAAGGCAGATGAAAGCAGATGGGTGTGATAAGAAACAGCAAACAGTGACAAATTTTAGGTTCCACAGCAAGATCTGAAGCCCTGAGTAAGGTATCTGGGTTGCCTATACAagggatcatagaatagtttgggttggaaggtacttcaaaggtcatctagtccaatgtacCTGTAGAAAGGCAGCAGGCCTGAGCCCCATAATTGCTAAAAGTGAACTTGTTTTGCTTATCACACCTTCAGTTTACGCAGTTCTCGGTGGTACTTGATTCATAGCTCTCAGCTATCTCAGAGAAGGTGCCTCCACGCTTCCAAACAACAAGTGGTGACTCCTCTGTCAGGAGCCCAAGGTAGTGCAGATACCCTGGTTTTATCCAAAAACTCAGCACGCTCCCTGGAAATAATAAACCAGAGCTCAGGTTCCTTCTCTGCCCAGAGAATTTCAAACCAAACGACCTCAGTTTCTCAGCAGCCCAAAACACCCTGTGTTCGTCCTGCTGAAACCACCGCCCCTCTGCAGGGGAAGAATGACCAGTTTGTAATTACTCCTTTTCCTCtaatctcttcttccttcttccaggTACAATGAGTTTTATTTTCTGACTCACCCGGCTCTGTTCATTAACAATCACTTCCCAGATAACAGCAACTGGCAGCTCCTTAAACCAACCCTGACGCTGAAAGACTTTGAGAACAACATGCTGCACAAGAGTAATTTTTACATGTTGGGGCTGCTGAGCGCACAGCCGGAGACAGCTGTCATCCCAACAGGTAACACCCCACCGCGGGACCGGCGGAGCATCCTTCCTTCACACCACCGCTGTCGTGCGTGTAGAGAATTACATTTCCAGCTTGGTTCTGGCAAGCAGAGTGCACTTGGAGCTCTCAGGCCAGAGGACGggcctttttctttcttattttttgttCAAACTGTGGAAAATTGTAGTAGCCCCTGGGTCTAAAGCAGAGGATGACTGAGGATTAGATACTCTCTCCACCAGGATCGGTGGTGCAAAATTCGGAGTATTGCTGCAATATATTAGCAACTCTGGCTTGAAAATGGGATTTAAACCTTTTACGGTGTTCCAAAAATCTGAGTTACTGAACAACGCATAAACAGGCGCTTCTTCTTGCAACACCCAGCACCCTGAGCAAGAGCAGCAGCtcttttaacaaaaatattcagGTAACAGCACTGAAGTACAGGGCCCACATTTAAGATCAGATTTTAAAAGAGCTGCAGGAATTTAACTACTTAGCTAATTTCTGAATGCTAAGAACACAGTTAAAACTTAATGGCAACAACAATTAAGGACTTAATACCGTCTTCAAGCTGTTTGGGAACAGGCTCATAGGGAGGCAGATTATCTCCTATCTATGTACTGGAGGGGTCCTGCTCTTTCTCTGAAGCTTCTTGGAACAGCTACTGGACCAGCAATCAGGTCTAATCACATCTAATACGGCCCTTCCCGAGCACAGGGGCTGACGATAATTTCAGTTACATTCCGCACAGGCTCTCAGATTCTATAGCACCGCAGCTCCATTTCAGCATGTATCAAAGCAGGAGAAATGCACATCTCTGAAACAAAGGCCACTCGTCACTGCGTTCTTGTTGAGGGACACTGGTCTCAGCAGAGCTGGCAAGCTGTGACCTATCAATTGCAGCTCTTTATTTTACTATTAGAGAAGCGGCAATTTATTGGGACGGATTAGTCCTCCTAGAACAGGGCGTACACGCAAAAAATGTATTGAAACTCTTACgcagtttcttttcttttgtatttcacaGTAAACGGAAAAGCCTCTGTATCGGTGGATTGCCACGCTGCCACGCTATTTATGTTTAAGCTGAAGGGAACAGATGAACACGGCTTAATGACTTTGAAAAAACATGGGATGAAGCTGGACATCTACCCCCAGAAGACAGGGAGCCACAAGCTGCAGATCTTTGCCAAGCCCTCCAAAGGCTCCGAAGCCATCTACAAGTGTGTGTTGGAGTATGTTGTAGAGTGCAAGTCCGTGGACAAGGCCATGCGCTTCCCAAAGGACCTGCACCAGCCGGTTGGACCCAGCTGGTTCACGGAGCGCCAAGGGTTCCTGAGGCCGTCGCACCCCGACCCCGTCATCCACACCAACGACGGGCGCTGCTCCGTCACCTTCACCCTGGGCAAGGACATCAGCATCCTGGCCTCGCTGCACTGCGACAACGGCAGCCTGACGGAGGACGGGGGCAGGCGGCACATCATGCAAATCCACCGCGGGAACCAGATCGAGTTGAAGATCCATCTCCCCCACGCCGGGAACTTTGTCCTGAAAATCTACGCCAAGAAGAAGTCAGATCCTGGCAATTACGACTACATCTTCAACTACCTCATCACTTGCCTGAACACTGAAGCGAAGTGGCCGGCTTTCCCGCAGAGCTACAGCAAGTGGGCGGAAGACTATGAGATCCTGGAGCCGCTCTCGGGCTTGCTGCCGGCGAACCGCAACGTGCAGTTTAAACTGAAAATGCACGGGATCGCAAAGGTGCTAGTTCAGGCTGAGAACACTTACCCGCTCACCCAGAGCCGGGGCTACTGGGAGGGAACCTGCAACACATCGGGGTGCAGGGAGGTGTTTGTGATGGTGCACGAGAATGCCAACCACAGCTTTTACTCACACGTCCTGAAATACGAAGTGGAGGCTCAGTAACAGCCCCCTACTTGTTCTTTCACCCACCTGCATGAACCAACCTTTCCGACGTGCCCAAAACCAACGCAGCTTTAGGAGATCGCTCATTCTCTTGATCAAATCTGTTCTTTCAAGGAACGCAGAACAACACTTGCAGGCTTTTGCAAGACCACGGGCTCAAAGAAGTTCAAAGAAGCAGAAAATCCTGTTCAGAAGGGAGCAGCAGtggaagaaatcaaatgaaacccTCACCATGTTTCAGTCATACTGTCCAGACAAACATCGTGAAGAAAACAACCGAATGTCTGGCCACAGGTCATTCTGTGCCCAGCGGCAATTGCTGGTTTCCAAGCTTTGGACCATAAGAAAAGTCTTACAATGGCTACTCCAAGAAGAATTCACCCACACCCTGGTTTTGAGCAGCAATACTGGACACGAGGAACTTCAGGATATTTAAACCGAGCTTCTGTATATCTTTAGTCAAGTCGCAAACTACATCCCAGGAGAGAGAAGTGTTAGGAAGATGCTACAACATGAAGTTTTCTTGTGCACTTCATTGTCTTACAAATGTCAGTGATACTGCGAAGTGACTTTTTACACTGACTCTTAAATATAATAACCAAAATCATTTTTACCTTTTTATATTAGAGTATTTGAATtgtaaacactttttttctgcaatattaAGACTGTAATCGTATCTCAAGCATATAGGTGTTTCCATAAACAAAACTACAGTTAAATGGAGAATAAAATTCTCAAAACCACCACTCCTTACTGCAACTTGTCTATGCAATAATGCAACTGAAGAACTTAAGGGGTTATGTGGAATGGCAGAGTGAGATTATTACCATGTAAAAACTATTTGGTGCTGTACTCTAGGAAAACCCCTAGACGCTCAAGGCAGAAGCGGTCTTCTAGTGAACCTCGCCATAAATATCTTCATAAGATCAAGCAACATTTGCATAAATGATTCAGATGTCCCTAAGTGTTAGTGTGACCCGAGATATTATGTTTGAGCTTGAACTGAAAATAAACCTGTAATGTTTTTGCATTCTGTTTCATTGACCAAACAATACGAGTTATTCCCTCTGCCCCAGTCCCTGTTTTAAGCAAGTTGAGCGGGCGTGCAGGGTACCTGGAGCTGTGTTCCCACAGCAGAACTCTCAGCGAGGATGCGGGCGGACACGAGCTGCGGGTACAAACACAACGTGTAAGCTAGAAAAGCTTGCTCTAGGATGTCAGGAGCACAGCGGTGCTTTGGGGGCTTCTTGTACTTGGAGACAAGGCTCCATACACGAGATAAAAGTAAGTTTCAAGTCCTCCCCCCAAACAGTTAAGCGTCTTTGCCCTCAAACTCCGGCGGCAGCAGCTCCTCCCCGTAGGAGCACTAACAAGCCTTGTAGCCCAGCAGGCATCCGCTCCCGTATTGAACTGCACAGATGCAGAGGCAAGAGAGACTCGGGGATTTTTTGATTGCCTAGGACCTTGAGGGCTAACACGAGCCTTGTCTGCAAGCACAGACAGCCCTGGTTTATTTTGGTGCCTAGCAGAAGTATGCTTTTTACTTTGATCCCATTTTTCAGATCAAGGAGGACACATTTCAGTCACTTTCATTTCACAGGTCAAGCAGATACGTCACTTCTTACAACGGGAGGATAAGGAGGCATCCCACAGAGCTTCGGGACTAAAGAAAATGACTTTTTCCACATAACAGGGTCGAGGATACCAAACTATACACACCCTTCATGCAACCAAACACTTGATGTCCACTTACATGAACACAAAGAGGCACAACGTGTGGTAAAGCCTCTCCCCGCAGGGTGACACCAGCACGAACACGGTCCCTGTGCTCTATTTCTGTCTCCAGATGGCTCCCGCTCTCGAGATGCGATGCTGGTACAAACAGAAGTACTGCAAATaaatttttgtgtttttgttccaAACAGAAAACCAACATCTGCCTCAGCCCTGCAAATGTGTAAGAAATTCTTTGGTGCTATCGAAGGCATGAGTTCaaagacacacaaaaaacctCTCTCCAGCTTCATTAATTATGAAGCTGCCAGGGCTGGGTGATTATTCCAAGGGAAGTTTGACACTGCAAAGGCAGAGCAGGATGCCTgagaaaccctgcagccccagataAAAGCACCTCAGAAGTCTGTACTTGCTGTGACATCTCCCTCCAGGATAAACAAgtctttttctcctccctctcaTCAAAAATGCACATTCTTGAGCATAGCCAAGACTCTAACACCAGGAGAACATCTCTGGGGCAGACTTCTCGGTTATCTCAGGACtagcagctctctcattcagtagAGTTCTTGGCAAGCCTCAGGACTGAAGAGTTTCTGTAATCCCTACACCACCAAGAGGTGCAGTGACTTAGCACTATGAATTCCGATCACTCAGTTTTGAAAACTCCTTGTTTCTCAGCAAAGGCAAATTAAATATGTGTAGAACACACTTTTATCTCTGTCAAGTGTACCTCTGCGCTTCCATCTACTCACATGAACAAAGATGGTTAGTACGCAATCAGATACCCACCTAGAGAAAGGCACACGCTTAAAAATGATGTAGTGATGATGTTCAACTCATCAACTTTGTTCAACCTCTGTCCTTTTGTTGTCCATGCACAGCAACTCCAGAAGCAGCAGCCACACAGGTCCACGGCACCGTGTAtctgcagagacagtggggaaacACGGAGCACAGACACCAGCACAGAGAAGCAATTCAGCAGTTCCCCTGTTGCAACTTCCACTCTTTAGTTCACTTAGATCAGATTCTTACAGCCTGCTCACTGCACAAAGTTGCTTATTAAGTGTATTAGCAATTGATAAATACTGTAGGATTATAGCTGCTAATTAAACAAATGGATCATCTTCAGTTTCAGTCTTCACTCTGCCAACATGAAGATGAACTGCCAAGTATCTCTAAAGGAAAGGGATATGGAAGCAAACATCACTAATGAGCCAAAATGTCTTCTAAACTTCTGAAAACACTTGGCGCATGATGCAACACTCTGTAACTTAACAAATGTTTAGGAAATGTAATGGTTTTAAGGTATTTAAAAATGGTATTGCCGTCACCACTGAGAACACGAGGAACCTGTAAGAGTTCTGGTAGATCCATAGGTTCAACTGGAAAGAGGAAACAACAGTTTATTCTATGTTGCCATTGGGTTTTTGTCCAAATGCCGAACGACCAACAAGCCCTTACTTGAGATCTGGTTGGTTAAGGTGGATGTTCCAAACACGCTTGTGTGTGGGCAGCTCTGAACAGGAACCGAGGCCAGTGCTGACCCTGTGCATGACCACAGCTCATCGCCAGCTGTGGGCAGAGAAACGCCTCGGTACGAAGACTGCGCAATGGGAATCCAGAATGGATGTGAAGGTTTCATCCTTGTTCAAAGGACTCCAAAAGAAAGCCCAAATAAAAGGTCTTGCTGATTCAAACACTTTTGAACTTTGGAATGCAGAACTGCTTGACCAAGTGCAGTCCCATCTTATGGTGTGACAAAGAGGTTTACACAGCAGCTGCAATTTTGTCTGCTGTTACAGACAAATCTCATCTGTTTGTGGGTTCGCCTGTCATTCATAACTGCTCTCCTTTCTTTTAGGAGAGTGGGGGCCACAATCGGAATTCAGCCATTCATTCCTCAGCTATTCTGCAGTACTTCAAACAAGGTGCACGGCAAGATAAAGACATCAGGTGCTACACAAACAGTAAAGGGCAGAAGCTGCATGAACCAGGAAATATTAAGAAGTTCACTAAGGGGAAATTAACTGGTGAAAATACAGGTAGCCTAAAGGAAAGAGGAATTCTTTTCCTTGTTCCTTGAAGAACATAGTAACTctgggagggaaaggagggaaaaggTGTTGATCAAAGTTCCTGATAAGAAGGCAAGATAAGTCACAAGAGATTTACTCTGCATATTTGTAAGAACAAGAAAAGAAGCGGTTTtccattctgttttattttattgcttatacacgtataaaatatatttaaaatcctTTACATTAAAATTAGCAAATGGTTTGGTTCTAGAAAACACCATCCTCTCTCTGTGAGTGAGTGCACACATACCTCTGACGCAGCTTTCTGAGCTGCAGCACGCTAACGTGTTCGTGGTGTGATACCCTCCATCAGATCAAACATGTAGAGAGGAGTTTCCTTTCCTCAACATCCATCCTGTGGATTCAGCACACAGTGTGAGACGGGGCCTCTCAAGCTCCCACGGCAACTGGTTCATAGGTACCTCTGCAGTCACAGTTTGGAACCACGTACGTAAACCAGCATTCAAATTCCCTACGAAAGGTTACTCCTGGTGTCCAAATTGCCTCACAATCTTTTCACTCTCCTTTTTCAGCTCCTCAATGTGAGCGTTCAGGCTCTCCAGGATGTGCTGGGACCTCAGTTCTTCCTCTTCCAAGTATCTTGCAGCTATCGATCCAAGTGAAGCTGTAGGCAGGGGACACTACGGGGAAACAAAGGGGTAGCAAGTGTTCTTTCATTCTAAGTTTCAGCCAGAAACATTGCTGATCCACAAACTACCCAAATAAATACGCTCTTGTGTCGTGTCTATGTTATTGGGCAGACTAATCACTCGGGTCTCATGCTTGTATCACAGGTaaatgtccttcccaacagtctaAGCCTCCCAAACCTTGGTCAAAACTGCAGGGAGGAAAATCAGTACCTCAACACACGCAACTTTTCCATTCCAGCAGTTCTCCTCTCTAAAGTGCTGGCGGACAGAGCTGAACAGAAACAAGCTCTCCATCTGCCATATAACTGCTGCATGTCACAGGTGGAACGCGGACCTCAGAGGTATCAATAGGAATCGACAGTTTACTTAGGGGTGATAAGGTATGTGCAAATAACGGGTTCCCGTACAGACCCAACTCCCATGGCAGCCCACTGAACACCAgttcacctggcaatggtcaggAAACCACCCTGGATTCTTTCCTTTACAGTCAAGAACTATTCTTAACTTAGAAAAATAACAATGTAAACTAGGCTTTATCTATGAGTTGATGAAGAGAAGCTTCCTGCACAGAGGCTGGTGAGTGACCTGTAAAGTTACTAAGGGGCTGCTTTCCATTACAGAAAACTTGCCTTGGTGTCTTGGCAAGAG
It contains:
- the KY gene encoding kyphoscoliosis peptidase; its protein translation is MGTMDFKADPSAVTINLLLIVHPEETASKQKGQRERQTEGGRGAGLQDDGNGNSRAQPPQQRDLNGRRVSREPCEKTQTATPYSNEGTQVTVEIHPKNTTGQLIKKLSLGKGPQRLPSLRGQDNKGFQSPEAPRSPGGKDLHAYPWDKSSLKSMPVDLRQFEKLDAYALKVNVTNSVEELVKALLKQARTDLEKVRAIWMWICHHIEYDVVGYRDKSQLSSKPIDVLQTGKSVCEGYAELFEHMCSIAGIQCMKLSGYSKGFGYKIGQTFTGDSDHAWNAVYLEGRWHLLDSTWGSGSVDDSLTKFTFRYNEFYFLTHPALFINNHFPDNSNWQLLKPTLTLKDFENNMLHKSNFYMLGLLSAQPETAVIPTVNGKASVSVDCHAATLFMFKLKGTDEHGLMTLKKHGMKLDIYPQKTGSHKLQIFAKPSKGSEAIYKCVLEYVVECKSVDKAMRFPKDLHQPVGPSWFTERQGFLRPSHPDPVIHTNDGRCSVTFTLGKDISILASLHCDNGSLTEDGGRRHIMQIHRGNQIELKIHLPHAGNFVLKIYAKKKSDPGNYDYIFNYLITCLNTEAKWPAFPQSYSKWAEDYEILEPLSGLLPANRNVQFKLKMHGIAKVLVQAENTYPLTQSRGYWEGTCNTSGCREVFVMVHENANHSFYSHVLKYEVEAQ